One window from the genome of Cyclobacterium amurskyense encodes:
- a CDS encoding O-methyltransferase, with translation MKAFLTNNKKGKKEIELQRKKFLSSKEQILRKDYGAGSRWSKGEKQKVATIAKSATSPIKSSLLFQFLCKLTPANTVLDLGTSLGINTAYLSSVTKGDLYTFEGDPALAHLAGANLNFCPNVNKVVGNIDNTLGKVLEGIEWVDFVLIDANHRYQPTLDYFNAIAPKIHKESIVVIGDIHWSKEMKQAWEEIKDMPSVSSTIDFFDCGVLFFNNYGNKENYILAL, from the coding sequence TTGAAGGCTTTTTTAACAAACAATAAAAAGGGTAAAAAGGAAATTGAACTGCAAAGAAAAAAGTTTTTATCCTCAAAAGAGCAGATCCTAAGGAAGGATTATGGAGCAGGATCCAGGTGGAGCAAAGGTGAAAAGCAAAAGGTAGCCACCATAGCCAAGAGCGCAACTTCTCCTATAAAATCTTCCCTACTGTTTCAATTCCTATGTAAGCTTACACCAGCCAATACTGTTTTGGACTTGGGGACTTCTTTAGGAATAAATACGGCCTATTTGTCTTCAGTGACAAAAGGAGATTTGTATACTTTCGAAGGAGACCCTGCTTTGGCACATTTAGCCGGTGCAAATTTAAATTTTTGTCCAAATGTTAATAAGGTTGTAGGTAATATTGATAACACCTTAGGTAAAGTTCTTGAGGGCATTGAATGGGTGGACTTTGTATTGATTGATGCCAACCACAGGTATCAGCCAACTCTCGATTATTTTAACGCAATAGCACCTAAAATTCATAAGGAAAGCATTGTTGTAATCGGGGACATACATTGGTCAAAGGAAATGAAACAGGCCTGGGAAGAAATAAAAGACATGCCTTCAGTAAGCAGTACAATAGACTTTTTTGATTGTGGGGTATTGTTTTTTAATAATTACGGAAATAAAGAAAATTACATACTTGCCTTGTAA